Sequence from the Angustibacter luteus genome:
CGTCGGCGTAGCGGCGCAGCGCGTCCCGGACCCGCCGTCCCGGGTTGGTGCCGACGGGGCCGGCCCGCAGGCGGTTGACGACCACGACGGGCGGCTCGTCGCGCAGCTCGGCGAGGTCGCCGAGCCCGCGGACCAATCGCTGCAGCCCGACCGGGTCGGCGCTGCCCACGGCGAGGACGACGTCCGCGACCGAGAGTGCGCTCAGCGTCGCACCGTTGCGGCGCGGAGCCGCGGTGTCGAACGCGAGCTCCTCGTCCTGCTCCAGGCAGAACCCGACATCCACGACCGTCCAGGTGGCCAGCGAGCGGGCCAGCTCGAGGACGGCGCGCACCGAGCCCGCCCGCAGCTCCGGCCACCGGTCCGGGCGGGTCACGCCGGTGAGCACCCGCAGCCGCTCACCCACCCAGGGTGCGTGCCCGGCCAGCGTCGCCAGGTCGAGCGACCCGCGGTCGGCGGCCCGCGCGGCGGCAGCCAGGCCCGACGACTCGTCGAGCAGGCCGAGGCTCTGCGCGACACTCGGACCGTAGGTGTCGCCGTCCACCAGCAGGGTGCTGGCGCCGCCGCCGGCGAGCTCCGCGGCCAGTCCGATGGCCACGGTCGTGCGACCGGGCGCACCCGTCGGCCCCCACACCGCGACGACCCGGCCGACGCCCGGGTCGAGCGGCTCCGGGTCGGTCAGCGGCACCGGCCGCGCCAGCGCGGCCCGCGGCTGGCCGTGGCCCAGGGCGGGTCCCGGGGATCGGTGGGCGGCGAGCAGGGCCTGGCCGACGACGCTCGGCGGACCGCCGGAGACGAGCACGTGCTCGACCCCGAGCCGGGCCAGCCGGGCCGCGGCCTCCGGCTCGTCGCGACCAGTCAGCACCACGAAACCGACCCCGTCGAGCCGCAACCGGTCCAGTGCCTCGGCGTCCAGTCCGCGCAGCGCCGCCGAGACGACCACGGACTCCACCACCCCGGAGGCGGCGCAGGCGAGCAGCTCGGTGACGTCGGCACACCGGCGCACGACGTCGATGCCCGGCACGGTGGCCAGCCCCGAGACCAGGGCGGGCTCGTCGTCCCCGGTGATGGCCGTCGCCACCCGCACCGTGGGGTTCACGAGCCGTCGTCCAGCACGGTGGCCGGCACGGGCACCAGGGTGATCCGGGCCTCGTTGTCGACGGCCGCGATGACCTCGGGGACCAGGTCCGGGCCGAGCAGCAGGTGGGCAGCCGACGACGTGGACGAGCCGAGGGCGCCGTGCTCGCTGGTGGTCGCCGCCACCTCCACCGAGGAGGCGATCCGGCGCGGCTCGGCGAACCCGTCGCTCGCACCGTCGCGGCGCAGTGACACCCACACGTCGACCAGCACGCCCGGCCCGAGCCGGCGCACCGCCGACGGGTCGAGCGGGACGGCGACCGGGCGCAGGTCGACCTCGGCCCGCTCGCCGACCGCACTGCGGGCCACCAGCTCACCGGCGCCGACGGTGCGCAGCACGACGCGGCCCTCCTCCGGCGGTCCCTCGGCGGCCAGGTAGCGGTCCAGGCCGGGATCCAGCCGCGCGCGGACCACCGTCACGTCCTCCGCAGCCAGGCGCTGCCCGGGCACCAGCGTGTGCCGCGCCGCGTAGACCGGCACGGTGTCGTCCGCCGTGCGGACGACCAGGCCGCCGGCGACCACCGAGCCGACCACGAGCAGGAGCCCGACGACCATCCGCGGGTCGCGCCACGACGGCGGCTGCAGACGGCGGGCGGGCCGACCGGGCAGCGGCGTCTCGGTCGCCCCCGCGACCGTGGTCGCGGCGGTCGTGGGCGCAGCGGCAGTGGTGGTCATGGTCCCCCCGGTCCGAACGTCAGCGTCGTACGTGCGGAGGACACTCTTGCGCAAAACGGACATCGCAGGTGGTCGTTGTCCACAACGGGTCCGCGGTCGAACCCCTCGGTGGTGCGATACTCGCGCCGTGCCACCGCGCTTCCTGACCCTGCCGGACGTCGCCGAGCAGCTGAACATCTCGGCCGCCCAGGCGTACGCCCTCGTGCGCTCCGGCGACCTGCCCGCGATCAAGGTGGGCGGGCGCGGCCAGTGGCGCGTCGAGACGAGCGAGCTCGAGACGTACATCCAGCGCCTGTACGCGCAGACGCGCGAGTTCGTGGACAGCCACCCGTTCGGCAGCACGGATGGCGACGAGACCGACCGCGACGACGCCGTGGATGCCGACGAGCTCAGCCCAGGGACGTCGTCCCGGGCGCCGGCTGCACCGTGACCAGTGCCGCGAACGGCACGACGCGGACGGCCCGCACGGCCTGACGCCGCCGGGCCAGGTCGGGCGCGTGCTCCGCGAGATCCAGGTGGTCGGCGCCCACGGCGTCGACGGTGCCGGTGAGCACAGCCCCGTCCGTGAGCAGCACCCGCACGGGGCTGCGGTCCCGGGCCACCGCACGCAGCACGGCTGAGAGCCCGTAGCGGCGCGCGGCGAGTCCGTGGCCGGCTGGGACCGCGCCCACCCCGAGCCCGCTCAGGCTCGTCACGGCGCGGGCCGGGACGAGGGTGACGGCCACGCCGCCCACGAGCAGCCAGTCGGGGCCGACGTCGCGCAGCTCGCCCGACAGGGTCGGCCCCACCCGTGGGTGCACCGCGAGGGGCTGACCCACCCACGCGAGCAGCCGGTCCGCCAGCGTCAGCCGCGACAGCTCGAGCCTGGTCCGTTCGGTCAGCTCACCGGCGACCTCCGCCGCATCGGCGGCGGCCAGCTGTGCCTGCAGGTCATCGAACAGCCGGTCCCAGCGCACGGCGGGAACCTATCAGTCCGGCTTTGTCCACAAATTCACCCATCCTCTTGACGTGTCGATCGACGGCATACAAGTCTTAACTGCATCAAACGCAAGCAAACAAAGGTATCAGGGGCTACCCATGCGTCGCGGACTCGTGCTCGGCACCGGCCTGCTCGGCTCGTCCACCAGTGCCGTCGCCACCGGCGCAACGACCCGGACGGCCTGGCAGCTCCGAGTCGACGTCCAGCAGCCGGCCGACCTGCTGCTGGTCGTCGCGACCGGTGTGCTGGCCCTGCTGCTGTGCCGGCTGACCGGATTCACGGTGGCCGTCGTCGCGGCCGCGGCGGCACCGCGATCTACCCGCGTGCGTGGCCTCGCCACCGCGCTGAGTCCGCGCCTGCTCCGGCCGGTCGTCATCGCCGTCCTGGGCATGGGGATCGGCCTGAGCGGGGCAGCGGCCGCCTCAGCCAGCACCGCCGTCGGCACCGGGCCGCTCACCACGTCGGTGAGCGTCGGCTGGGAGGGCGGGGGTGCGTCAGCCTCAGACGTGGCTGACCCACGTCCCGTGGTCAACCCCGGGTGGGTCGCACCGACCCCGCGGACCCCGACGACGGCCTCCGCCGACGTGCACCTCGTCAGCTCCGGACGGGCCGCCGCCCAGCCGGACGGCACCGTCGTCGTCCGACGCGGGGACTGCCTGTGGACGCTGGCCGCCCGCCAGCTCGGCGACCACGCCGGCGACGCCCAGGTCAGCGAGCAGTGGCACCGCTGGTGGGCCGTCAACCGGGCCACGATCGGGGACGACCCAGACCTGCTGGTCCCCGGCACCAGACTCGTCGTCCCGTCGACCACGGCAGGCGGGCGATGACGGCCACCGCGATGACGGCAAGCGCGATGACGGCCACGGCGACGCCGCTGCGACCCCTTCCGGTGCCGGACACCGCGCCGCCCGTCGAGTGGGTCGGCCGGCCGGGCGACGCAGCAGCAGCCGGACGACGACCCAGCCGGGCCGGCGGCCAGGTCTCGGTGCAGGGCGTGCTCAGGCTCGTCCTGGCGACGCCGCTGGACGAGGACGACGACTTCGGCCCGGTCCCGACCCCGCGCCGGGACCTGCCCGACCCGGCCGTCTGGGGTCGCGGCCTGGTCCAGGTGCTCCTCGAGGTCATGTCCGGGCAGCGCAAGGGCACGCAGCTGTTGCGCTGGACGACCCCCGCCGTCTACGAGCTCGTGCGGGCGATGACCGTCCCACCCGCGAGCAGCGCGGCCCGCCAACGCCGACGCAGCCGGGTGGGCAGCCTGCACGTCTGCGAACCCGCCGACGGCGTCGCCGAGCTGGCCGCCGTGGTGACGGGCCAGGAACGCACGCACGCCATGGCCCTCCGGTTGGAGGGCCACGACGGGCGCTGGCGGGTCACCGCCTTCGAGACCTGCTGAGGGTCAGGACCGGCTGGCCCTCAGGCCAGGCCGGCGCCGTGGCAGCGCTTGTACTTCTTGCCGGACCCGCACGGGCACAGCGCGTTCTTCGGCGTGCCGGGGTACTCGACGTCGGCACCCGGCTCGTCCGCGGCGTCCGTGTCACGCACCTCGACGCCACCCTCGCCGTCCACCGACGG
This genomic interval carries:
- a CDS encoding Rv3235 family protein, whose product is MTATAMTASAMTATATPLRPLPVPDTAPPVEWVGRPGDAAAAGRRPSRAGGQVSVQGVLRLVLATPLDEDDDFGPVPTPRRDLPDPAVWGRGLVQVLLEVMSGQRKGTQLLRWTTPAVYELVRAMTVPPASSAARQRRRSRVGSLHVCEPADGVAELAAVVTGQERTHAMALRLEGHDGRWRVTAFETC
- a CDS encoding helix-turn-helix domain-containing protein encodes the protein MPPRFLTLPDVAEQLNISAAQAYALVRSGDLPAIKVGGRGQWRVETSELETYIQRLYAQTREFVDSHPFGSTDGDETDRDDAVDADELSPGTSSRAPAAP
- a CDS encoding SAF domain-containing protein encodes the protein MTTTAAAPTTAATTVAGATETPLPGRPARRLQPPSWRDPRMVVGLLLVVGSVVAGGLVVRTADDTVPVYAARHTLVPGQRLAAEDVTVVRARLDPGLDRYLAAEGPPEEGRVVLRTVGAGELVARSAVGERAEVDLRPVAVPLDPSAVRRLGPGVLVDVWVSLRRDGASDGFAEPRRIASSVEVAATTSEHGALGSSTSSAAHLLLGPDLVPEVIAAVDNEARITLVPVPATVLDDGS